The following are encoded together in the Humulus lupulus chromosome 5, drHumLupu1.1, whole genome shotgun sequence genome:
- the LOC133833895 gene encoding S-norcoclaurine synthase 1-like — METQELLSFDYGGSLPVENVQELASKNQTKIPPRYVRPEAELDPISVLESLELPVINMTKLLDDRHPLHHDELAKLHLTCKDWGFFQLINHGVPEEVIENIKIDTEEFFNMPLEKKNDYAQKPNSLEGYGHAFVLSEEQKLDWGDMFYLQALPVSMRNMRSWPNQPISFRENLDKYSRELQKVALFLLKFISRNLGLNSETLTSNFEDGRQGIRINFYPPCVQANKVMGLTPHSDATGLTLLLQVNDVQGLQIKKNGKWILVKPVPDAFIVNIGDVIEIMSNGEYKSVEHRAVVNPEKQRLSIAAFHGTHTKGIIGPLPDLVKKSKANYKSISTEDYLRFVFRKKLDGKSHVHCLKE, encoded by the exons ATGGAGACTCAGGAGCTTTTGAGCTTTGACTACGGAGGTTCTCTCCCAGTTGAGAATGTTCAAGAATTGGCTTCAAAGAACCAGACTAAAATCCCACCTCGCTATGTCCGGCCAGAAGCTGAACTCGATCCAATTTCTGTTCTAGAATCACTTGAGCTGCCTGTAATCAATATGACAAAACTACTGGATGACCGACATCCATTGCACCATGATGAATTGGCAAAACTCCATTTAACTTGTAAAGACTGGGGATTCTTTCAG TTAATCAATCATGGGGTTCCAGAGGAAGTCATTGAGAACATAAagattgacacagaagaattctTCAATATGCCATTAGAGAAGAAAAATGATTATGCACAGAAGCCAAACAGTCTTGAAGGCTATGGCCATGCCTTTGTTCTGTCTGAAGAGCAAAAGCTTGACTGGGGAGACATGTTCTACCTTCAAGCTCTTCCTGTCTCCATGAGAAATATGAGATCCTGGCCTAATCAGCCTATTTCTTTTAG AGAAAACCTGGACAAATACTCAAGGGAGCTGCAGAAAGTTGCACTTTTCTTATTGAAATTCATTTCTAGGAACCTGGGACTAAATTCAGAGACACTTACTAGTAACTTTGAGGATGGAAGACAAGGGATCAGAATAAATTTCTACCCACCTTGTGTTCAAGCTAACAAAGTAATGGGCCTCACTCCACATTCTGATGCCACTGGATTGACTCTGCTGCTCCAAGTAAATGATGTACAAGGTTTGCAGATCAAGAAAAATGGCAAGTGGATCCTAGTCAAACCTGTCCCAGATGCATTCATCGTCAACATCGGTGACGTCATTGAG ATAATGAGCAATGGGGAGTACAAGAGCGTAGAGCACAGAGCTGTTGTGAACCCAGAGAAGCAACGTCTTTCCATTGCTGCATTTCATGGTACACATACCAAAGGCATTATTGGCCCTTTACCAGATCTGGTAAAAAAGAGTAAGGCTAACTATAAATCAATTAGCACAGAGGATTACCTCAGATTTGTGTTCAGGAAAAAGCTTGATGGTAAAAGCCATGTACATTGCCTGAAGGAGTAG